Below is a window of Cupriavidus sp. MP-37 DNA.
GGTGGCGCCCAACACCCGCTGGATGCTGGGCCTGTCCTTCTTCGTGCTGTTCTTCGGCGTGTGGGCCGTGGTGACGCTGGGCGGCTTCGTGCCCCGCACGTTCCTGGCCGATCCGATGACCATGGCCAGGGAAGGCCTGACCCTGTTCACCGAGTACAACTTCATCGGCGACATCGGCATGACGGTGTGGCGCGTGGTCGGCGGCTTCGTGCTGGCGGCGGTGATCGCGGTGCCGCTGGGCATCTTCATGGGCGCGTACAAGGCGGCCGAGGCCTTCTTCGAGCCCTTTGTCTCGTTCTGCCGCTACCTGCCGGCGTCGGCCTTCATCCCGCTGCTGATCCTGTGGGCCGGCATCGGCGAGACCCAGAAGCTGCTGGTGATCTTCATCGGCTCGTTCTTCCAGATCGTGCTGATGGTGGCGGTGGCGGTCGGCGGCGCGCGCAAGGACCTGGTCGAGGCCGCGTACACGCTGGGCGCCAACAGCGCCGGCATCGTGCGGCGCGTGCTGATCCCGGGCGCGGCGCCGGAAATCGCCGAGATCCTGCGGCTGGTGCTGGGCTGGGCCTGGACCTACGTGATCGTGGCCGAGCTGATCGGCTCGTCGTCGGGCATCGGGCACATGATCACCGACAGCCAGGCGCTGCTCAATACCGGGCAGATCATCTTCGGCATTATCGTGATCGGCTGCATCGGCCTGGTCTCGGACCTTGTCTTCAAGCGCGCCAACCAGCGCCTGTTCCCGTGGAGTTCGATCCAATGAGCGCACTGTCCATCCAGCAGGTCTCGCGGACCTTCTCCAACCCGCGCGGCGGCCAGACGCTGGCGCTGCAGCCGGTCGATTTCGAAGTGCGCGACAACGACTTCGTCACCATCCTCGGTCCGTCGGGCTGCGGCAAGTCGACGCTGCTGCGCATCGTCGCGGGCCTGGATACGCCGACCAGCGGGCGCGTGCTGCTCGACGGCCAGCCGGTGTTCGCGCCCGGCGCGGACCGCGGCATGGTGTTCCAGTCGTACACGCTGTTCCCGTGGCTGACGATCGAGCAGAACGTGCGCTTCGGCCTGCGCGAGCGCGGCATGAGCGCGGCCGAGCAGAAAGAGCGCAGCGATTTCTTCATCCAGCGCGTCGGGCTGCGCGGCTTCGAGCATCATTTCCCCAAGCAGCTGTCCGGCGGCATGCAGCAGCGCACCGCGATCGCGCGCGCGCTGGCCAACGACCCCAAGATCCTGCTGCTCGACGAGCCCTTCGGCGCGCTCGACAACCAGACCCGCGTGCTGATGCAGGAGCTGCTGCTGGGCATCTGGGAGGCGTCGCGCAAGACGGTATTATTCGTGACCCACGATATCGACGAGGCCATCTTCATGGCCAACCGGGTGGCGGTGTTTTCCGCCAGGCCGGGTCGGATCAAGAGCGAGATCGCGGTCGATTTCCCGCATCCGCGCCATTACACGATCAAGACCACGCCGGAGTTCTCCGCGCTCAAGGCGCGGCTGACCGAGGAAATCCGCGCCGAGGCCATGGCCGCGGCCGAGCACTAAGACCTTATGAACCACGCCGCCGGCACCCCGACTTCCGCTTCTGCCTCTCCCACCGCGCTCTACCAGCAGGTGAAGGAGTACATCGCCCGCCAGATCCAGAGCGGCGCGTGGCAGCCGGGCGACCGGGTGCCGTCGGAGCAGGAACTGGTGAACCGCTTCGGCGTCTCGCGCATGACCGTCAACCGGGCGCTGCGCGAGCTGCAGGAGCAGGGCCGGGTGGTGCGCGTGGCCGGCGTTGGCACCTTCGTCGCCGAGCACAAGCCGCAGTCGACGCTGCTGTCGGTGGTCAACCTGCAGGACGAGATCCGCATGCGCGGGCATGACTACGCCTGCGACGTGATCCTGGTGGAGCGGGTCTCGGCGTCGATCGAGGTGGCCGCGGCGCTGGAGCTGCGCACCGGCGAGTCGGTGTTCCACTCCGTGTGCGTACACCGCGAGGACGGCGTGCCGGTACAGCTGGAGGACCGCTACGTCAATCCGCGCGTGGCGCCCGATTTCATCAACCAGGATTTCAGCGAGACCCAGCCCGGCGAATACCTGCTGCGCCACGTGCCCTACGATCAGGTCGAGCATGTGGTCGACGCCATCGCCGCCACGCCGGAGCAGGCCGCGCAGCTGGAAATGCCGCCCACGCAGGCCTGCCTGATGCTGACGCGCCGCACCTGGACCAACGGCGTGCCGGTGACCTTTGTGCGTTGCCTGCACCCGGGCAACCGCTA
It encodes the following:
- a CDS encoding ABC transporter permease, coding for MTQARIGSPAPAAAVAAPAAGEAPVRRRHPWLAPLVPVAPNTRWMLGLSFFVLFFGVWAVVTLGGFVPRTFLADPMTMAREGLTLFTEYNFIGDIGMTVWRVVGGFVLAAVIAVPLGIFMGAYKAAEAFFEPFVSFCRYLPASAFIPLLILWAGIGETQKLLVIFIGSFFQIVLMVAVAVGGARKDLVEAAYTLGANSAGIVRRVLIPGAAPEIAEILRLVLGWAWTYVIVAELIGSSSGIGHMITDSQALLNTGQIIFGIIVIGCIGLVSDLVFKRANQRLFPWSSIQ
- a CDS encoding ABC transporter ATP-binding protein, encoding MSALSIQQVSRTFSNPRGGQTLALQPVDFEVRDNDFVTILGPSGCGKSTLLRIVAGLDTPTSGRVLLDGQPVFAPGADRGMVFQSYTLFPWLTIEQNVRFGLRERGMSAAEQKERSDFFIQRVGLRGFEHHFPKQLSGGMQQRTAIARALANDPKILLLDEPFGALDNQTRVLMQELLLGIWEASRKTVLFVTHDIDEAIFMANRVAVFSARPGRIKSEIAVDFPHPRHYTIKTTPEFSALKARLTEEIRAEAMAAAEH
- the hutC gene encoding histidine utilization repressor; the encoded protein is MNHAAGTPTSASASPTALYQQVKEYIARQIQSGAWQPGDRVPSEQELVNRFGVSRMTVNRALRELQEQGRVVRVAGVGTFVAEHKPQSTLLSVVNLQDEIRMRGHDYACDVILVERVSASIEVAAALELRTGESVFHSVCVHREDGVPVQLEDRYVNPRVAPDFINQDFSETQPGEYLLRHVPYDQVEHVVDAIAATPEQAAQLEMPPTQACLMLTRRTWTNGVPVTFVRCLHPGNRYRLGSRFRADGNPAFG